In Gadus macrocephalus chromosome 4, ASM3116895v1, the following proteins share a genomic window:
- the LOC132454844 gene encoding matrix metalloproteinase-17-like, with the protein MWVVESGAEKTGKTRSFPTLSSIIILSPLSPLPGVSLPSLSLSSLAPRYARDAPDRCTSHFDAVAQIRGEAFFFKGRYFWRLTREKHLVSLRPAQIQRFWRGLPANLDGLDAVYERPGDHKIVFFKGLMYWVFNDNNVEEGYPRPISDFGLPVDGVDAAFVWPHNDKTYFFQGAHYWRYDDHLRRMDPGYPKDASLWKGLPPNLDDAMRWSDGSTYFFKGKEYWRVLASDMEVEAGFPRLIAKDWLHCTEMQSDSPGVEGKFPEDGGGHLPDHAENGYEVCSCTSDTASPPGLSASPSTPLWLLPPLWTLLLALGSAPL; encoded by the exons ATGTGGGTTGTGGAGAGTGGAGCTGAGAAGACTGGGAAGACCAGG tccttccccaccctctcctccatcatcatcctctcccctctctcccctctgcccggtgtctctctcccctctctctctctctcttccctggcTCCAAGGTATGCACGGGACGCCCCGGACAGATGCACCAGCCACTTTGACGCCGTGGCCCAGATCAGAGGAGAGGCCTTCTTCTTTAAAG GGAGGTACTTCTGGAGGCTGACCCGGGAGAAGCACCTGGTGTCTCTGCGGCCGGCCCAGATCCAGCGCTTCTGGAGGGGTCTGCCTGCCAACCTGGATGGCCTGGACGCCGTGTACGAGAGGCCCGGGGACCACAAGATTGTCTTCTTCAAAg gtctgATGTACTGGGTCTTCAACGACAACAATGTGGAGGAGGGTTACCCTCGACCAATCAGTGACTTCGGCCTGCCCGTGGACGGCGTGGACGCCGCCTTCGTCTGGCCGCACAACGACAAGACCTACTTCTTCCAGGGCGCCCACTACTGGCGCTACGACGACCACCTGAGGCGCATGGACCCGGGGTACCCCAAAGACGCCTCGCTCTGGAAGGGGCTGCCCCCCAATCTGGACGACGCCATGCGGTGGTCTGACG GCTCCACCTACTTCTTCAAAGGGAAGGAGTACTGGCGCGTGCTGGCCAGCgacatggaggtggaggcggggttCCCGCGGCTCATCGCCAAGGACTGGCTGCACTGCACCGAGATGCAGTCGGACTCCCCCGGCGTCGAGGGCAAGTTCCCCGAGGACGGCGGCGGGCACCTCCCCGACCACGCCGAGAACGGCTACGAGGTGTGCTCCTGCACCTCCGACACGGCCTCCCCGCCGGGGCTCAGCGCCTCCCCTTCAACccccctctggctcctcccaccgCTCTGGACGCTCCTATTGGCCCTCGGCTCCGCGCCTCTATGA
- the LOC132455811 gene encoding metalloprotease TIKI1-like — protein sequence MMKKKRRNKQKKQRHRHFNDLWVRIEESAIVQSPPPPLVRIINGYITVQPPHRGPLSPHEPHHTHSSSSFSITSSSSSSSSSSSSTSSLLVCTALVLLLQRSWTLWGL from the exons atgatgaagaagaagaggaggaacaaGCAGAAGAAGCAGCGGCACCGCCACTTCAACGACCTGTGGGTGCGCAtcgaggagag CGCGATAGTCCAGTCCCCTCCACCCCCGCTGGTGCGCATCATCAACGGCTACATCACAGTGCAGCCCCCCCACCGAGGCCCCCTCAGCCCCCACGAACCCCACCACacgcactcctcctcctccttctccatcacctcctcctcctcctcctcctcctcctcctcctcctccacctcctccctgctggTGTGCACGGCGCTCGTGCTCCTACTGCAGCGCTCCTGGACCCTCTGGGGTCTCTGA